One Punica granatum isolate Tunisia-2019 chromosome 3, ASM765513v2, whole genome shotgun sequence genomic window carries:
- the LOC116200477 gene encoding uncharacterized protein LOC116200477, with product MAAPSMVPVNHVEKPEKFNGLNFKRWQQKMLFYLTTLNLAMFLTENALTLSEGESNGFKTAKELWESLDRKYKSKDAGAKKFLVGRFLDFKMVDSRTVMSQVQEFQVLLHEIQAEGMALSESFQVVVVIEKQPLDWKDFKSYLKHKQKEMSMEDLVVRLRIEEDNKNSGKGLILHATAKVNVMELPKRKMDHEANMVNEMARDGANINLSAVVSEVNLIRSNPKEWWLDTSATCQGKMVLKMTSRKELTLNNILYVHEIWKNLVFGSLLNKHRFKMVFE from the exons ATGGCTGCTCCCTCGATGGTTCCTGTGAACCATGTCGAAAAGCCCGAGAAGTTCAATGGGTTGAACTTCAAGAGGTGGCAGCAAAAGATGCTATTCTACCTCACAACTCTGAACCTTGCAATGTTCTTAACTGAAAATGCTCTAACCCTATCTGAGGGGGAGTCGAAT GGGTTTAAGACGGCAAAGGAGCTTTGGGAATCATTGGACCGTAAATATAAATCAAAGGATGCAGGTGCAAAGAAATTTCTCGTCGGACGGTTCCTCGATTTTAAAATGGTGGATTCAAGGACCGTAATGAGTCAAGTACAAGAATTTCAAGTGCTCTTGCATGAGATTCAGGCTGAGGGGATGGCTCTAAGTGAATCCTTCCAAGTGGTTGTTGTCATTGAGAAACAGCCTCTTGATTGGAAGGACTTCAAGAGTTATCTGAAGCATAAGCAGAAGGAGATGTCAATGGAGGATCTTGTTGTCAGGCTTCGAATTGAAGAAGACAATAAGAACTCCGGAAAGGGTCTCATCCTTCATGCTACTGCTAAGGTAAATGTCATGGA GCTCCCAAAGAGGAAAATGGACCATGAAGCAAACATGGTTAATGAGATGGCCCGAGATGGGGCAAACATCAACCTATCTGCTGTGGTTTCAGAGGTGAACCTTATTAGGTCCAACCCAAAGGAATGGTGGCTCGATACCAGTGCCacct GTCAAGGCAAGATGGTCTTGAAGATGACTTCAAGAAAGGAGCTGACTCTGAACAACATATTGTACGTACATGAGATTTGGAAGAATTTAGTCTTCGGGTCATTGCTGAACAAACATAGGTTCAAGATGGTTTTTGAGTAA